The Vitis riparia cultivar Riparia Gloire de Montpellier isolate 1030 chromosome 10, EGFV_Vit.rip_1.0, whole genome shotgun sequence genome includes a region encoding these proteins:
- the LOC117922882 gene encoding G-type lectin S-receptor-like serine/threonine-protein kinase SD1-1 isoform X3: MIIAIVISIVSGIFILGCIGWGISRMRRRAKRTAREFDSQRDSKEEDQGEDLELPLFDLEVISGATNRFSFEKKIGQGGFGPVYKGELRTGQEIAVKRLSQSSGQGLEEFKNEVILISKLQHRNLVKLLGCCIQREERMLIYEYLPNKSLNYFIFDQTGRKLLTWKKRFDIVLGIARGLLYLHQDSRLRIIHRDLKTSNILLDSEMNPKISDFGIARIFGGDQMEEKTRRVVGTYGYMSPEYALNGQFSVKSDVFSFGVILLEIVSGKKNWGFYHPDHDFNLLGHAWKLWNEGIPLELVDVLLEDSFSADEMVRCIQVALLCVQLRPEDRPIMSSVVFMLSNQSAVAAQPKEPGFVTGNTYMGTDSSSTGKNLHTGNELTITLLDPR; this comes from the exons ATGATCATTGCCATTGTCATATCAATAGTTTCTGGGATATTTATTTTAGGTTGCATTGGATGGGGAATTTCTAGGATGAGGAGGAGGGCAAAAAGAACAG CCAGGGAGTTTGACAGTCAAAGAGATTCTAAAGAAGAAGATCAGGGAGAAGATCTAGAATTACCTCTTTTTGATCTGGAAGTAATTTCTGGTGCTACAAATAGATTCTCCTTTGAAAAGAAGATTGGACAGGGTGGCTTTGGTCCTGTATACAAG GGAGAATTACGTACCGGTCAAGAAATAGCAGTGAAGAGGCTGTCACAAAGTTCTGGGCAAGGCCTTGAAGAGTTCAAGAATGAGgttattttgatttcaaaactTCAACACCGTAACCTTGTTAAGCTCTTGGGATGCTGCATTCAAAGAGAAGAAAGGATGCTAATTTATGAGTACCTGCCTAACAAAAGCTTGAACTACTTCATATTTG ATCAAACTGGAAGAAAGTTACTGACTTGGAAGAAGCGCTTTGACATTGTTCTGGGAATTGCACGAGGACTACTTTATCTTCATCAAGACTCCAGGCTGAGAATCATTCACAGGGATCTCAAAACCAGCAACATTTTACTAGACAGTGAGATGAACCccaaaatttcagattttggcATAGCAAGAATCTTTGGAGGAGATCAAATGGAAGAGAAGACCAGAAGAGTAGTTGGAACATA TGGGTACATGTCTCCAGAATATGCATTGAATGGGCAGTTTTCAGTGAAGTCAGATGTATTCAGCTTTGGTGTTATATTGCTAGAAATTGTAAGTGGCAAGAAGAATTGGGGTTTTTATCACCCTGACCATGACTTCAACCTCCTAGGACAT GCATGGAAATTGTGGAATGAAGGGATTCCATTGGAACTGGTGGATGTACTGCTGGAGGACTCATTTTCTGCTGATGAAATGGTAAGATGTATTCAAGTGGCCCTTTTGTGTGTGCAGCTACGCCCAGAAGACAGGCCGATAATGTCATCTGTGGTATTTATGTTGAGTAATCAGAGTGCAGTAGCTGCTCAACCCAAGGAACCTGGTTTTGTTACTGGAAATACTTACATGGGGACAGATTCATCCTCAACTGGAAAAAATCTTCATACTGGCAATGAGTTAACTATTACATTGCTGGATCCACGATAA
- the LOC117922874 gene encoding receptor-like serine/threonine-protein kinase SD1-8, whose translation MGSITGFLCHNVLCFSFLTLFPIIVISGDTITATQSITNGQTLVSAGGEFELGFFSPGDSKWYVGIWYKNIPKERVVWVANRDNPILTNSSGSVVKIGDRGNIVIVDEDLHVFWSSNESTAVNPVAQLLDTGNLVVRENKDADPENYLWQSFDYLTDTLLPGMKLGWDQKTGSNRYLTSWKSKEDPSSGDYSFRLDPRGFPEIFIWNKQEKKYRSGPWNGVRFSGVPEMKSSSVFAFDFEWNQDGAYYSYELTNKSITSRLMVSSAGSLQRYTWIETSQYWNLYWFAPKDQCDDYRECGPYGICDTNSSPVCKCPRGFEPKNPQAWNLRDGSDGCSRKTEFDCNNGDGFLALKRMKLPETGSSFVDKSMSLKDCEMTCRKNCSCTGYANPEITSDKGCIIWTTDLLDMREYAEGEGGQDLYIRVAASELGSENGSNKTVKIIKVTCITVGSAVLLLGLGICYLWKRKKMKIMWNGKTRQRGLSERSHDYILNEAVIPSKRDYTDEVKTDELELPLFDFGTIVMATNNFSDTNKLGQGGFGCVYKGMLLEGEEIAVKRLAKNSGQGIEEFMNEVRLIARLQHRNLVQLLGCCVEMEEKMLIYEYMQNRSLDSILFDEEKSSLLDWGRRFNIICGVARGLLYLHQDSRFRIIHRDLKASNVLLDGEMNPKISDFGMARIFGRDQTEANTKRVVGTYGYMSPEYAMDGLFSVKSDVFSFGVLVLEIISGKKNRGFYHLNDEHNLLGHAWRLWREGKGLELMDSSVSESCAPYDVLRCIQVGLLCVQEHAEDRPVMSSVVLMLSSETATLPLPKNPGFCLGRKLVETDSSSSKQEETFTVNQVTVTVMDAR comes from the exons ATGGGAAGCATTACTGGCTTCCTCTGTCACAATGTCTTGTGCTTCTCTTTCCTCACTCTCTTCCCAATCATTGTCATCTCTGGAGACACCATAACTGCAACTCAGTCCATCACCAATGGCCAAACCCTGGTGTCTGCCGGCGGGGAATTTGAGCTGGGGTTCTTTTCTCCCGGAGATTCAAAGTGGTACGTGGGGATATGGTACAAAAACATTCCTAAAGAAAGAGTTGTCTGGGTCGCAAACAGAGACAACCCAATTTTGACAAACTCCTCTGGGTCAGTTGTGAAGATTGGAGACCGTGGAAATATTGTGATTGTGGATGAAGATTTGCATGTTTTCTGGTCTTCGAATGAATCCACGGCAGTTAATCCAGTTGCGCAGCTGTTGGACACAGGGAATTTGGTGGTTCGGGAGAACAAAGATGCAGATCCCGAAAACTATCTTTGGCAGAGCTTTGATtatcttactgatactttgctGCCCGGAATGAAGCTAGGATGGGACCAGAAAACGGGTTCGAATCGGTACTTGACGTCGTGGAAAAGCAAGGAAGATCCGTCCTCTGGAGATTATTCTTTCAGGCTAGATCCTCGAGGTTTCCCTGAGATTTTCATATGGAACAAACAGGAAAAGAAGTACCGTAGTGGGCCATGGAATGGAGTTAGATTCAGCGGCGTCCCGGAGATGAAATCCTCCTCTGTCTTCGCCTTCGATTTCGAGTGGAATCAGGATGGGGCATACTACTCGTATGAGCTCACAAACAAATCCATAACCTCCCGTTTGATGGTGAGCTCAGCCGGCAGCCTCCAACGCTATACTTGGATCGAAACCAGCCAGTATTGGAACCTCTACTGGTTCGCTCCCAAAGATCAGTGCGACGACTACAGAGAATGCGGCCCGTACGGAATCTGTGACACCAATTCCTCCCCGGTTTGCAAGTGCCCACGAGGGTTCGAGCCCAAGAATCCACAGGCGTGGAACCTCAGAGATGGTTCCGATGGTTGTTCTAGAAAAACAGAGTTCGATTGCAATAACGGAGATGGGTTCTTAGCATTGAAGAGAATGAAGCTGCCAGAAACTGGGAGTTCATTCGTAGACAAGAGCATGAGTCTCAAGGACTGCGAGATGACTTGCCGGAAAAACTGCTCCTGTACCGGTTACGCCAATCCGGAGATTACCTCCGACAAAGGTTGCATCATTTGGACCACCGATCTCTTGGATATGAGAGAGTACGCAGAAGGAGAAGGTGGTCAAGACCTCTACATTAGAGTTGCAGCTTCGGAATTAG GTTCTGAAAATGGTTCAAACAAGACAGTAAAAATTATCAAGGTCACTTGCATTACAGTTGGTAGTGCTGTTCTGCTACTTGGACTGGGTATCTGTTATCTgtggaagaggaagaaaatgaagatcaTGTGGAATGGGAAGACAAGGCAAAGAG GTCTAAGTGAAAGAAGccatgattatattttaaatgaagcGGTTATTCCTAGTAAGAGAGACTACACAGATGAGGTTAAGACAGATGAGCTAGAGCTGCCTCTGTTTGATTTTGGAACCATAGTGATGGCTACAAACAACTTCTCTGACACTAATAAACTGGGACAAGGGGGTTTCGGCTGCGTTTACAAG GGTATGTTGTTAGAAGGTGAGGAAATAGCAGTTAAGAGGCTTGCAAAGAATTCTGGGCAAGGAATAGAAGAATTCATGAACGAGGTTAGGTTAATTGCAAGGCTTCAACACAGAAATCTGGTACAACTCCTTGGTTGTTGTGTTGAGATGGAAGAAAAGATGCTGATATATGAGTACATGCAAAACAGAAGCCtggattcaattttatttg ATGAGGAGAAAAGCTCATTGCTGGATTGGGGTAGGCGATTCAATATCATTTGTGGGGTTGCTCGAGGGCTGCTTTATCTTCATCAAGATTCTAGATTTAGAATCATTCATAGGGATCTCAAAGCAAGCAACGTTCTACTTGATGGGGAAATGAACCCAAAAATATCAGATTTTGGTATGGCAAGAATTTTTGGGCGAGATCAGACTGAAGCAAACACTAAGAGAGTGGTTGGGACATA TGGTTATATGTCCCCTGAATACGCAATGGATGGGCTGTTCTCAGTGAAATCTGATGTCTTTAGTTTTGGTGTACTTGTTTTGGAGATAATCAGTGGTAAGAAGAACAGGGGATTTTATCATTTGAACGACGAACACAACCTTCTTGGACAT GCATGGAGGCTATGGAGAGAAGGGAAGGGGTTGGAGCTAATGGATTCATCAGTGAGCGAGTCATGCGCCCCATATGATGTGTTGAGATGCATCCAGGTTGGCCTCTTATGTGTCCAAGAGCATGCAGAAGATAGACCAGTAATGTCATCTGTGGTCTTGATGTTGAGTAGTGAAACTGCAACATTGCCATTGCCAAAGAACCCTGGGTTCTGCCTGGGAAGGAAACTTGTGGAAACAGATTCATCTTCAAGTAAGCAAGAAGAAACATTCACTGTAAACCAAGTCACAGTTACAGTTATGGACGCTCGGTAA
- the LOC117922882 gene encoding G-type lectin S-receptor-like serine/threonine-protein kinase At4g27290 isoform X1, whose translation MEMGVAGVFALWSIFLASISSTTAATDTLGPGQYLRDKQTLVSSSQRFELGFFSPGNSGNRYLGIWYKNLPLTVVWVANRNRSIAGSSGALSVTSAGELLLRNGTELVWSSNSTSPANGSVVLQLLDSGNLVVRDGSDTSDDYVWESFDYPSDTLLPTMKLGWKLKTGLHMYLTSWKNADDPSAGDFSYSLDDPDSPQLVLRKGSDKQYRWGPWDGVRFSGSQEFRANAVFTPKFFSDTEEVYYTFIVTDKSALSRSIVTQFGLIQYLYWNNGTKEWSTTVTLQRDNCDRYGMCGPYGNCYSGDPSCRCMKGFSPKSPQSWDMLDWSGGCARKRELDCNKGDGFVKYKPLKLPDNSHLWGKSSVSSEDCRAKCLRNCSCMAYTIINVHGNGGDCVAWFGDLVDMKDFSEGGEELYIRMARSEIEAIADAKRKKLVEMIIAIVISIVSGIFILGCIGWGISRMRRRAKRTAREFDSQRDSKEEDQGEDLELPLFDLEVISGATNRFSFEKKIGQGGFGPVYKGELRTGQEIAVKRLSQSSGQGLEEFKNEVILISKLQHRNLVKLLGCCIQREERMLIYEYLPNKSLNYFIFDQTGRKLLTWKKRFDIVLGIARGLLYLHQDSRLRIIHRDLKTSNILLDSEMNPKISDFGIARIFGGDQMEEKTRRVVGTYGYMSPEYALNGQFSVKSDVFSFGVILLEIVSGKKNWGFYHPDHDFNLLGHAWKLWNEGIPLELVDVLLEDSFSADEMVRCIQVALLCVQLRPEDRPIMSSVVFMLSNQSAVAAQPKEPGFVTGNTYMGTDSSSTGKNLHTGNELTITLLDPR comes from the exons ATGGAAATGGGTGTTGCAGGggtttttgcattgtggtccatttTCCTAGCTTCAATCTCTTCCACAACTGCTGCAACTGACACCTTGGGGCCAGGCCAGTACCTCAGAGATAAGCAGACCTTGGTCTCCTCCAGTCAACGCTTTGAACTGGGGTTTTTCAGCCCTGGAAACTCTGGTAATAGGTACTTGGGAATATGGTACAAGAACCTGCCACTCACTGTTGTATGGGTCGCCAACCGGAACCGATCAATTGCCGGTTCGTCCGGCGCATTGAGCGTTACTTCCGCTGGGGAGCTTCTGCTTCGCAACGGGACGGAGTTGGTCTGGTCCTCGAATTCCACGAGTCCGGCGAATGGTTCTGTGGTGTTGCAGCTGTTGGACTCGGGCAATCTTGTTGTGAGAGATGGAAGCGATACTTCGGACGACTACGTTTGGGAGAGTTTTGATTATCCGTCAGACACGTTGTTGCCGACGATGAAGCTGGGATGGAAACTGAAGACGGGTCTGCATATGTACCTGACGTCGTGGAAGAACGCCGACGACCCATCCGCTGGAGACTTCTCGTACAGCTTGGACGATCCCGATTCACCTCAATTGGTTTTGCGAAAAGGGTCGGATAAGCAGTACCGGTGGGGTCCGTGGGATGGGGTCAGGTTCAGTGGCAGCCAAGAGTTCAGAGCGAACGCTGTTTTTACCCCAAAGTTTTTCTCCGATACAGAGGAGGTGTATTACACGTTCATAGTCACAGATAAGTCGGCTCTTTCTAGATCCATAGTTACCCAATTTGGTCTAATTCAGTATCTCTATTGGAACAATGGCACTAAAGAGTGGTCAACGACGGTGACTCTTCAGAGGGACAACTGTGATCGGTATGGCATGTGTGGGCCTTATGGGAATTGCTACTCCGGTGATCCCAGTTGCAGGTGCATGAAGGGATTTTCACCCAAGTCCCCGCAGTCCTGGGATATGTTGGATTGGTCGGGTGGGTGCGCTCGGAAGAGAGAGCTGGACTGCAATAAAGGAGACGGATTTGTGAAGTATAAGCCACTGAAGTTGCCTGATAATTCGCATCTCTGGGGGAAGAGCAGTGTGAGCTCTGAGGATTGCAGGGCCAAGTGTTTGAGGAATTGTTCTTGCATGGCTTATACTATCATTAACGTCCATGGGAATGGAGGCGATTGTGTTGCCTGGTTCGGTGATTtagttgatatgaaagacttttCTGAAGGTGGAGAAGAGCTTTACATTCGAATGGCAAGGTCTGAAATAG AGGCAATTGCTGATGCTAAGAGGAAGAAACTAGTGGAGATGATCATTGCCATTGTCATATCAATAGTTTCTGGGATATTTATTTTAGGTTGCATTGGATGGGGAATTTCTAGGATGAGGAGGAGGGCAAAAAGAACAG CCAGGGAGTTTGACAGTCAAAGAGATTCTAAAGAAGAAGATCAGGGAGAAGATCTAGAATTACCTCTTTTTGATCTGGAAGTAATTTCTGGTGCTACAAATAGATTCTCCTTTGAAAAGAAGATTGGACAGGGTGGCTTTGGTCCTGTATACAAG GGAGAATTACGTACCGGTCAAGAAATAGCAGTGAAGAGGCTGTCACAAAGTTCTGGGCAAGGCCTTGAAGAGTTCAAGAATGAGgttattttgatttcaaaactTCAACACCGTAACCTTGTTAAGCTCTTGGGATGCTGCATTCAAAGAGAAGAAAGGATGCTAATTTATGAGTACCTGCCTAACAAAAGCTTGAACTACTTCATATTTG ATCAAACTGGAAGAAAGTTACTGACTTGGAAGAAGCGCTTTGACATTGTTCTGGGAATTGCACGAGGACTACTTTATCTTCATCAAGACTCCAGGCTGAGAATCATTCACAGGGATCTCAAAACCAGCAACATTTTACTAGACAGTGAGATGAACCccaaaatttcagattttggcATAGCAAGAATCTTTGGAGGAGATCAAATGGAAGAGAAGACCAGAAGAGTAGTTGGAACATA TGGGTACATGTCTCCAGAATATGCATTGAATGGGCAGTTTTCAGTGAAGTCAGATGTATTCAGCTTTGGTGTTATATTGCTAGAAATTGTAAGTGGCAAGAAGAATTGGGGTTTTTATCACCCTGACCATGACTTCAACCTCCTAGGACAT GCATGGAAATTGTGGAATGAAGGGATTCCATTGGAACTGGTGGATGTACTGCTGGAGGACTCATTTTCTGCTGATGAAATGGTAAGATGTATTCAAGTGGCCCTTTTGTGTGTGCAGCTACGCCCAGAAGACAGGCCGATAATGTCATCTGTGGTATTTATGTTGAGTAATCAGAGTGCAGTAGCTGCTCAACCCAAGGAACCTGGTTTTGTTACTGGAAATACTTACATGGGGACAGATTCATCCTCAACTGGAAAAAATCTTCATACTGGCAATGAGTTAACTATTACATTGCTGGATCCACGATAA
- the LOC117922882 gene encoding G-type lectin S-receptor-like serine/threonine-protein kinase At4g27290 isoform X2, with amino-acid sequence MEMGVAGVFALWSIFLASISSTTAATDTLGPGQYLRDKQTLVSSSQRFELGFFSPGNSGNRYLGIWYKNLPLTVVWVANRNRSIAGSSGALSVTSAGELLLRNGTELVWSSNSTSPANGSVVLQLLDSGNLVVRDGSDTSDDYVWESFDYPSDTLLPTMKLGWKLKTGLHMYLTSWKNADDPSAGDFSYSLDDPDSPQLVLRKGSDKQYRWGPWDGVRFSGSQEFRANAVFTPKFFSDTEEVYYTFIVTDKSALSRSIVTQFGLIQYLYWNNGTKEWSTTVTLQRDNCDRYGMCGPYGNCYSGDPSCRCMKGFSPKSPQSWDMLDWSGGCARKRELDCNKGDGFVKYKPLKLPDNSHLWGKSSVSSEDCRAKCLRNCSCMAYTIINVHGNGGDCVAWFGDLVDMKDFSEGGEELYIRMARSEIAREFDSQRDSKEEDQGEDLELPLFDLEVISGATNRFSFEKKIGQGGFGPVYKGELRTGQEIAVKRLSQSSGQGLEEFKNEVILISKLQHRNLVKLLGCCIQREERMLIYEYLPNKSLNYFIFDQTGRKLLTWKKRFDIVLGIARGLLYLHQDSRLRIIHRDLKTSNILLDSEMNPKISDFGIARIFGGDQMEEKTRRVVGTYGYMSPEYALNGQFSVKSDVFSFGVILLEIVSGKKNWGFYHPDHDFNLLGHAWKLWNEGIPLELVDVLLEDSFSADEMVRCIQVALLCVQLRPEDRPIMSSVVFMLSNQSAVAAQPKEPGFVTGNTYMGTDSSSTGKNLHTGNELTITLLDPR; translated from the exons ATGGAAATGGGTGTTGCAGGggtttttgcattgtggtccatttTCCTAGCTTCAATCTCTTCCACAACTGCTGCAACTGACACCTTGGGGCCAGGCCAGTACCTCAGAGATAAGCAGACCTTGGTCTCCTCCAGTCAACGCTTTGAACTGGGGTTTTTCAGCCCTGGAAACTCTGGTAATAGGTACTTGGGAATATGGTACAAGAACCTGCCACTCACTGTTGTATGGGTCGCCAACCGGAACCGATCAATTGCCGGTTCGTCCGGCGCATTGAGCGTTACTTCCGCTGGGGAGCTTCTGCTTCGCAACGGGACGGAGTTGGTCTGGTCCTCGAATTCCACGAGTCCGGCGAATGGTTCTGTGGTGTTGCAGCTGTTGGACTCGGGCAATCTTGTTGTGAGAGATGGAAGCGATACTTCGGACGACTACGTTTGGGAGAGTTTTGATTATCCGTCAGACACGTTGTTGCCGACGATGAAGCTGGGATGGAAACTGAAGACGGGTCTGCATATGTACCTGACGTCGTGGAAGAACGCCGACGACCCATCCGCTGGAGACTTCTCGTACAGCTTGGACGATCCCGATTCACCTCAATTGGTTTTGCGAAAAGGGTCGGATAAGCAGTACCGGTGGGGTCCGTGGGATGGGGTCAGGTTCAGTGGCAGCCAAGAGTTCAGAGCGAACGCTGTTTTTACCCCAAAGTTTTTCTCCGATACAGAGGAGGTGTATTACACGTTCATAGTCACAGATAAGTCGGCTCTTTCTAGATCCATAGTTACCCAATTTGGTCTAATTCAGTATCTCTATTGGAACAATGGCACTAAAGAGTGGTCAACGACGGTGACTCTTCAGAGGGACAACTGTGATCGGTATGGCATGTGTGGGCCTTATGGGAATTGCTACTCCGGTGATCCCAGTTGCAGGTGCATGAAGGGATTTTCACCCAAGTCCCCGCAGTCCTGGGATATGTTGGATTGGTCGGGTGGGTGCGCTCGGAAGAGAGAGCTGGACTGCAATAAAGGAGACGGATTTGTGAAGTATAAGCCACTGAAGTTGCCTGATAATTCGCATCTCTGGGGGAAGAGCAGTGTGAGCTCTGAGGATTGCAGGGCCAAGTGTTTGAGGAATTGTTCTTGCATGGCTTATACTATCATTAACGTCCATGGGAATGGAGGCGATTGTGTTGCCTGGTTCGGTGATTtagttgatatgaaagacttttCTGAAGGTGGAGAAGAGCTTTACATTCGAATGGCAAGGTCTGAAATAG CCAGGGAGTTTGACAGTCAAAGAGATTCTAAAGAAGAAGATCAGGGAGAAGATCTAGAATTACCTCTTTTTGATCTGGAAGTAATTTCTGGTGCTACAAATAGATTCTCCTTTGAAAAGAAGATTGGACAGGGTGGCTTTGGTCCTGTATACAAG GGAGAATTACGTACCGGTCAAGAAATAGCAGTGAAGAGGCTGTCACAAAGTTCTGGGCAAGGCCTTGAAGAGTTCAAGAATGAGgttattttgatttcaaaactTCAACACCGTAACCTTGTTAAGCTCTTGGGATGCTGCATTCAAAGAGAAGAAAGGATGCTAATTTATGAGTACCTGCCTAACAAAAGCTTGAACTACTTCATATTTG ATCAAACTGGAAGAAAGTTACTGACTTGGAAGAAGCGCTTTGACATTGTTCTGGGAATTGCACGAGGACTACTTTATCTTCATCAAGACTCCAGGCTGAGAATCATTCACAGGGATCTCAAAACCAGCAACATTTTACTAGACAGTGAGATGAACCccaaaatttcagattttggcATAGCAAGAATCTTTGGAGGAGATCAAATGGAAGAGAAGACCAGAAGAGTAGTTGGAACATA TGGGTACATGTCTCCAGAATATGCATTGAATGGGCAGTTTTCAGTGAAGTCAGATGTATTCAGCTTTGGTGTTATATTGCTAGAAATTGTAAGTGGCAAGAAGAATTGGGGTTTTTATCACCCTGACCATGACTTCAACCTCCTAGGACAT GCATGGAAATTGTGGAATGAAGGGATTCCATTGGAACTGGTGGATGTACTGCTGGAGGACTCATTTTCTGCTGATGAAATGGTAAGATGTATTCAAGTGGCCCTTTTGTGTGTGCAGCTACGCCCAGAAGACAGGCCGATAATGTCATCTGTGGTATTTATGTTGAGTAATCAGAGTGCAGTAGCTGCTCAACCCAAGGAACCTGGTTTTGTTACTGGAAATACTTACATGGGGACAGATTCATCCTCAACTGGAAAAAATCTTCATACTGGCAATGAGTTAACTATTACATTGCTGGATCCACGATAA